A region of the Roseofilum capinflatum BLCC-M114 genome:
GAGTCACTTCTAACAAGAGCCGAGTTTCTCGCTCGGCTTCTTGGAGTTGATGGTTTTTCTGGAGTAAAATTTTATTTTTGTCCTGAAGCTTGAGATTTAAATCTGTCAACTTCAAGTGATGAGCAACCCGAACCAAGACTTCTTCGGCTTGAAAGGGTTTAGTAATATAGTCTACGGCTCCCAATTGAAAACCTTTAACTTTATCGGCTCCTTCATTGAGAGCAGTTAAGAAAATAACAGGTATTTTTTGCGTGTCCGGATTCTTCTTTAATTGTTCGCACAGAGCATATCCATCCATTTCGGGCATCATGATATCTAAAAGAATCAGATCTGGCACAAATCGGGTTAGACTCGCTAGGGCAAATTTAGCATTAGGGGCAAAGCGTACATCATATCCTTCATTTTTCAGTAGACTTTTCAGCAGGCGCAGATTTTCCGGTACATCATCAACCACCAAGATTTTGCTGGCTTCAGGATTGAAAATCTCGTTCTCTTCAGGGGTTGTCCTGTTGCTATCTGCCATTACTTTAACCCATTAATTTTCTGACTGAATGCTTACTGGGAAGCACTGAGGACTATCCCTCTATCTTAAATGAAGGAGCAGAACCTAGGGAAGGGAACCGATGGAGGAAATTCAGGTGTGTCCGTTAGACTGGGGATTTTAGGGTAAGATGCAACGTAGGCGATCGCTTGAATGGTTATTCTCTTTGCTTGTTCACTCTTAGTGTATTCTATGGTTGCATCCTACCCATCGACTCCGTGGATTATTCCCCCTCCTCAGCGCTTTGATGCGCCCTTGCGTCTCTTTTGTTTTCCTCCCGCAGGAGCAGGCGCTCTGTTCTTTCGTCCTTGGTTAACCTATAGCTCCTCGGACATTGAACTTTTTGTGATTCAATTACCGGGTAGGGAACACCGGTTAAAAGAACCTTGCTTTACTGACTTAGAGCCGTTAATTAAGGCACTTACGGAAGCGATAATTCCTAGTTTAGAACCAGGAAAGTTTGCTTTTTTTGGCCATAGTATGGGTGCTTTAATTGCGTTTGAACTCACCCGTGAGTTGCGTCGCCAAGGTTGCAGTTTACCAGAATACTTATTTGTTTGTGGTCGCCGTGCGCCCCAAATTCCGATTGATAATCCCCTTTATCTGCAATCAGATGCCATCTTAATTGAAGCTCTGCGTCAATACGGAGGCACACCAGACGCGGTGCTGCAAAATTCGGATTTGATGGAGTTGTTTTTACCCATTTTTCGGGCAGATTTAAAGGTGAATGAGAACTATCAGTATCAATCAGAACCGCCGTTAGAGTTGCCGATCGCCATGTTTGGAGCAATCAACGATCCGGTGGCGACTGCCGAGCAGTTTGAGCAATGGAAGCAACAAACCTCTGCAAGGTTTGATTTACAGCTATTTGAGGGCGGTCATATGTTTTTTAAGGATGATCCTGAGCTGCTCTTAAAGCCGATCTTTGAGCGGTTATAGCGCTTCGCGCTAGGGAATAGGGAATAGGGAATAGGGAATAGGGAATAAGGTCGGAGAATGGGATCAGCCCTGGCTATAACGAAAGATATCGAACCAGCTATCCATGCCGTTTTCCAGGATTTGTAAATACTATAGCGCTACGCGCTATAAATTGTCGTTTATAGGGGCGTATCCTGTAAGGTATTACTGAGCTGAACCCAGTTTTCTAGGCTGAGGTCTTCGGCGCGGGCTTGGGGATTGAGGTTGAGTTGTTCTAGGATAGCGGTGAGGCGATCGCTCTCAATCCTCGATTTTAAGTTATTGCGTAGCATTTTCCGCTTCGAGGAAAAGCCCAGAGTGACGATTTGTTCTAAGTGACGGGGGTTATGAGCGGGCTGTTCTAAGCTGCGGGGGGTTAAGCGAATGACGGCAGATTCCACTTTTGGAGGCGGATAAAAGGCTTTTGCCGGGACAGGACAAATGAGTTGGCAATCGGCTAAATACTGGACGCGCACCGATAATGCACCAAAGGCTTTGGTACTGGGTTTGGCGACTAGGCGATCGGCGACTTCTTTTTGCACTAAGAGAACAATGCTATCGTAATTTTTTGGCACAGGTGAAGCAATTTTTCCCAAGAGTTTTTCTAAGATCGGGCCGGTGATATTGTAGGGAATGTTAGCAACGACTTTGTTGGGATGTTGAAACAAGGGATAGGGGGAAAGCAGATTCTCTAAATCTAAGGCGAGGATATCCCCTTGCAGGAGGATGAAGTTTTCCGAGGCTCCTAACTTTTTGACTAATTTTTTGCACAGATCCCGGTCAATCTCTACAGAAACCACCGCTTGGGCTTGGGCAATCAGTTGGCGGGTTAAAATTCCTGTGCCTGGGCCAATTTCTAAGATGCGATCGGTGGCTTGCAAATCAGAAGCTGCAATAATTTTATTCAGAATGGCATCACTGTTGAGCCAATGTTGGGCAAAGCGTTTGCGAGGTTTAATATTCATGTTGGAATGGAAATAAATTTTCTATTGACCACCAACGACAACTATACAGCAGTTTTTTCTGCTATGAGGTATACAGCGCTTCGCGCTAGGCAAAAGGCAAAAGGCAAAAGGCAATAGGCAATAGGCAATAGGCAATAGGCAATAGGCAATAGGCAATAGGCAA
Encoded here:
- a CDS encoding thioesterase II family protein, coding for MVASYPSTPWIIPPPQRFDAPLRLFCFPPAGAGALFFRPWLTYSSSDIELFVIQLPGREHRLKEPCFTDLEPLIKALTEAIIPSLEPGKFAFFGHSMGALIAFELTRELRRQGCSLPEYLFVCGRRAPQIPIDNPLYLQSDAILIEALRQYGGTPDAVLQNSDLMELFLPIFRADLKVNENYQYQSEPPLELPIAMFGAINDPVATAEQFEQWKQQTSARFDLQLFEGGHMFFKDDPELLLKPIFERL
- the rsmA gene encoding 16S rRNA (adenine(1518)-N(6)/adenine(1519)-N(6))-dimethyltransferase RsmA, translated to MNIKPRKRFAQHWLNSDAILNKIIAASDLQATDRILEIGPGTGILTRQLIAQAQAVVSVEIDRDLCKKLVKKLGASENFILLQGDILALDLENLLSPYPLFQHPNKVVANIPYNITGPILEKLLGKIASPVPKNYDSIVLLVQKEVADRLVAKPSTKAFGALSVRVQYLADCQLICPVPAKAFYPPPKVESAVIRLTPRSLEQPAHNPRHLEQIVTLGFSSKRKMLRNNLKSRIESDRLTAILEQLNLNPQARAEDLSLENWVQLSNTLQDTPL